The genomic segment GTCTGTTGAAGCTGAGGCCGCGCTCTCAGAATTCATTGCGTCTTGTGGGAAGGATCCTGCCAGTGTTCAATCTCTTCAAACGATCTCTGATCTTGATCAGCTCAAGCAATTTGTTGATTCCGTGGATTCATCAATTACTGGGTTGGCGTTGATACCTCTCGATCAAGCGACGAGAAAAGCCAAAATAACCGTTGATTCAGGTCATCTTCATGATGCCATTCCGTGGAGACTCCTGCGCTGCCCTGGCGGTCCACTCGTACTCCAGTTGATATGCAAAAGTGCTAACTTCGCGTTGTGGATTGAGAGCTGCTGAAGAATGTCACCAACCGAGCTCCAGCGTTTCGTTAAATGCATCGAGACTGAGCATGAACTTGCGACCGGATTAAAAGAGCTTTCAAGTCATCATGCCATTGTTCAATTTGCTGTAAGTCAGGGCTTTAATTTTAGTTTGAGTGAATGGATTCGTTTCTGTTGGCTGGATCAGCTCCAACTCACCGATCAAGATTTGGAGATGATATGGACAACAAAAAATGATCATTGGTCCTGGGCCTTCCGTCAGATTGCCCCATGGCGGGCTTTGCTTATGGATGGTGCCAATCAAGACAGTGCGATGGTTTCCGTGGAGACACCCTCAGCTTTGATGACTGACAGTGGTGTTGACGACAAAGATAAGCTTTTAGAGAATTTTATAGCGCTTGCCCGCCAGGATCAAAGTCTCCAACAGAAGATTCGTGAAGCGAGAAATGATACTGAAATTTTGGAAATTGCGAATGTTCATGGTTTCGCGATTGATTCTATGACTTTGCTCAAAAAGTGGAGTCAGCATACTGATTTCTCCAAGCCTACTTGGCTGGGTTGGTTTGAATAATCATCGATTAATGTCTGAGTAGCGTGTTTCAGACGAACCATGCTTTGCCCAATATTCAACGATTTTTTCACCACCGGGTCTTGGGACCGAAGCTTTTGTACGCAGAATTTTAAATGCTCGACCCAATCCCATCGGCCAATTTCCGACTGCTTCAACACTCCTTACTTGTCCGCCAAGAACAACGAGGCATCGTTCAAATCGCTCTAAATGCGATTGGTCAACGGTCTCAAAGATGAAATCACGATCAAAGCAAATCAGATGTTGTGTCCTAATCCAACCCTTGAGATGCTTTTCTGCATCTTTTCTGTTCATCTCGTCACACCGTTTTCTTGTTTCATCCAGTCTTCGTTGATGCAATCATTCAGCTCTTTAATGCGTTGAAAACGAAGTAAGCCATGTTCACTTCCCCAGCATTGAATATCCGTCTCCAGATCATATCCCCTGTCACGACTGTTCCAAGATTGTGAGCTAAGTTCTACTTCGCTAACAAGATAGGTCAATTTTCCATCCCGTGGCACAAGACACTTCTTGCCTGGTTCAACTGAACCTTCATAATATCCTTCCTTGACTTCTCTGAAGTGCATTGCACAGCCACAACGTGCCTCAATTTGTTCGGGTTGGATCTTATTCAGTAAATCCGGATGACGACCAGCACCAGCAATACGATGCTGTTGTTGATATCCAAAATTTTCAACAATAAAGATATCTCCTTCTTGTTTCAGGTTGTGCATGCCTTGGCGATAAGGATTCCACGGATCGTGGTCATAACTCTGCTCCGAATACAAAGATGGCTTACCAAAAATCTTGAAAGGAAGTGGTCGGAAGTAAATATTTATGCGCGCAAAATCTTTTGGATTATGTTGTGCTTGCTGATAATTGCTGAAATGCCCGGCGAGTATCCGCGCAAATTTTAAGAGCGAATGCATCAACGGTGGATATCACGACATTATCTTAGACGGCAAGTCGCCTTACTTCGGAGGCAAATGATGCTTGAAGAATTCCCGCGCCCTCGGACGTGCGAATGATCGAGGAGCGGCATCGAACGTTGTCTGAGACAAACCATATCCTTTCTTCAGCGATTGATTGACCATATTGCGTTTTTAATGTGAATGTACCATCATCGAGTATGTGATAGGTAGAAATTGCTTCTTCTGATTCTGCATAGCCAATGCTACGAATCAAGCGGCCTGTTGAATTATCTACTGGAATAGGAATAAGAAGGCACTCGCCTTTGGAAACTTCCCCTGGATTGTCTGGCTCCCAATCGCTATCAGCCTCCCATTGCATAAAAAAAGGGCATATACCTTCAGAGCTGATCCCTGTTTTATTCAGTAATTTTAAAACGCGAGGGTCATCTTTCTTTATAGAGATGATACTGATTTCGCTAACGACATCTTCAAAAATTTGAAAAGCAAGCGAATGTCCGCTCCGCATTGATTTCCAGTCGCCAATGCTTTGAGCAACAAATTGCTCAATTGTCATGCGATGAATCTCGTTGGCTTGTGTCGAGTTCTGCTTTCCTTGATATCTGAACCATGTTGACCATTGAATCGATCATCATGGACATCGAAGCAGGAACTTCCTGAATTGATTCGTTGAATAATCGGTTGTAGTGGTTGCGTCCGGGGGCGCGAACGATGGCCATGGTTGGTGGTGATTTCGATTGAATTTTAGGTTTTTTAAAGTTTTATTTTTGGCGTTTTAACTATTCGTTGTGATGGAAACGATTTGACCACCTTGCTGGTGGATGCTTTTGACCGTAGCTGACAATGATGTCTGGCTGACCACAGATCGTTGAGCCACTCGGCGATTGACGCCAAGTTGTCTCCGAGATTTCCACAGAACAGTGAGGGTCGAACCAATGCCGACGCTTTTGCGACCAACAAGATCAGGTGTTTCTCCGGTGGCGAGACTGTTCAACAATCTTGAACGTGAGACACCGTCAAATCCCGCATCCCCCGGGTCAACTGCATTGGCTCGGTTGTATGCAAGTGTTGTGGAACCAACGATTGTTTGCTTATTCCTAAGAAATGGAACCTGATCAACGCCGAAGGCCTTCAGGTATTCGTCGCTATAGGTGTAACTGGCTATTTCGGCATTAAATCCTTCATCCGCCATCAGGCGAACGTGCTCCATGACTTCGGCTTGATCGTTAGGGGATCGTCCCAATAAGTGTTTGAAGTTGAGTTCTACAAATCGATAGGGGCTGTTTTTCTCCAGGAATATTCTGCGGTAAGTTTCAGACTGTGCCAGAGCTGTGATTAAGCCTTGGACAGTGAGGTCACCATTCATGAATAGTGCATCGACTGAAGGAAGGACATCCAATTCCATGAGATGCATGTTGCCAAATACCTGCCGGTAGGCGGCATCGAGAACCTCTCGGGAGTGTCCTGGGTCGAGATTGGCTGTCGTTGCTTGGGTAATCATTGATGAGAGAATTGAGGTCAATCAAACGTATTTCCAAAATATTTTCGGAAATAACACAACAGTTATCACATCACTTCTGTGATTGAAACAATTTTTCCGCCGCGAGCGTGAATGTATTTCATCTGGGAACTCATGTCCTTTCCGGTCACCAAATAGGTGTTGTTAGCAGTGCGCTGCCTTGCATTCCGGGTTTGAGCGCTAACAACAATACGGAACCTCTTTGTTGTCGGATCTGGTGATCCTGACTGTGCACTGTTGCGATTGATCCGACTTGTTGTGTTCGACCAGCCGCTTGGAACCATCCCTGTTGCGACTGAGTTCACAAGGGCAGAACCTGTTAAGACAGTGTCGCTGGCTGCGAAACCTTCTGCCAGGGATAAATGGCGGTTAAATGCAACCTGTGAACGACCATTTTCGCTGAGGATACGCATATAAGGAATGGTGTCTTCTCCAAACACTTCTTGATACTCCGAAGAATCGACGTAGCTGCTGATTTCAGCTTCGTACCCCTGATCGGCGAGGATTTGAATATGTTCACTGACTTCCTGTTGAGATTTTGGTGCTCGCCCAAGGAAGTGTTTGAAGTTCAGTTCGATGAATCGATAAGGAGCGTTGGTTTCAAAGAAGCGACGCTTGTACTCAGCTGAATTACCAATGGCACGTACGAATTCGCGGGTACTGAGGTAACCATCGCAATAACGGCTCTCAGCTGACATGGAGCGCTCAAACTCCATCAGATGGGGATTACCCATGACCTGGCGATAGCAGGCTCTGATCAGAGCATTGATCTGGTCAGAGCTATCACCGGGGCAGCGCTGGAAAACTTCCTGCTCTCTTTGTCCGAGGCCGAAGTTCACGTAGGCGTCGTTGCGAATTGGAGCAGCATCTTTGCCAGAGGTCACTCCAGGTTTCTTCGCTGCAAACGCGGCACGCGCATAGATGCCTGTCAGTGAGGTGGTTCCACCTGTCACCTGGCTTGGCGTGTTGATTCTCTGCGTTGTGTTCTTGGCCAGGTTGCCCTGCAGGATGCTGCGGGCACCAACTGCACTGTCACTGATTGCGAAACTTCTCTCAAGTGCCGCCATATTGGGGAAGCAAGCGGTCGAGAGATCCGCTGGCGAGTTCCAAGCACGGGCGTAAGGGATGATGTCTTCGCCAAACACCTCTGCATATTCTGCTGAGTCAACCAGGGCATCGACAACGGCATCGTGGCCTCCGTCATTGAGAATGCCGATGAGACGAGACATCTCAGATTGGCTCTGGGGAGGACGTCCAAGCAGGTGTTTTGTGTTCAGTTCGATTCCCCTCTGTGGTGCAACTCCCTCAAAAAATCTTTTTTTGTAGAAGCTGCTCTTGGCTAAGCCACGGATGAAGTCGCGGACATTTAAGTCTCCGTTGCAGAGCTGAGCTTCAAGCTCAACGGAACGCTCAAAATCCATCACGTGAGCATTGCCATAGACCTGACGGTATCCAGCAGTGATCGCCTGCTCAAGTGCTGCGCTGTCGTTCGGACTGTACAGCTCTTGAATCACACCATGAGGGCAGTTTTCGTGAGTGCGAGGTCCGATGGCGATATTCATTTTGGCGCAGGACTGACGCAGGAATTCGCTGTTTGTCAGTGCTGGCTTGTTCTGTGTTGTCCCTCCACGATTAAAAGAAACAGGGCTTGACCACTTGCTGGTGGCACCGAATCCGCTTGAGGCTGGCTTACTGATTGACATGGTGAAAGTGTGGTGTGGATGAGAATGGTTGGATGTCTTGACGAACAGTCAGATCATCAACTGATGGGAGTAATGCTGGAGATTTTGCCGCCTTCGCGGTGGATGCGAATGAATTGTTCAGATAACTTGTCGAAGGGCACGTAATAGACCCTGTTTGACTTCACGTAGCGAGAGATTCGTTTCAAGTTGTTTGACCTGTAGCCAGTCACTTCAACACGAAAAGTCTTCCCTTCAGACCCTGCCCCGACGCCAAGCCGAGTAGGGGCTTCCTGGAGATTGGCTGCTGGACGAAAGCTCCAACCGGTGCTCTCTTCAGATGATGGCCGAACGACTGGGAGAGGACGATTTTGGTATGCCGCTCCTCCCAGCTTTGAGGCTTTACCCGACAGATCACCCTTGAGACTGCTACTGCTGTTGCCTCGTAACAGCTGAAAATTCCACGTGAATTCCTGCATCGTTCCGCAGGATTCGGTTTTCCACCCACGTTGATAGGGAACGATCCACTCTCCAAAGGTGTCTTGGTATTCTTTCGAGTCAATAAACGTGTCGATGTCTTTCTCAAATCCAGCAGAGTCGAGTGTGTCGGAGTGACCCCTCATTTCCTCATAATCTGTTGGCGCCCGCCCGAGTAAATGACGAAAGGTAAGTTCAATGTAGCGATAGCGTGAACAGCTATCGAAAAATCTTGTTCTGTAGAGGTCGCTTTTGGCGAGCTTGCGAACTAGTTCTCGAACGCTTAATTCGCCCAATTTAAATTGCGATTCAGTGATGAGATCTCGCTCACTGTCCATGACGTAGGCATTGCCTAGCACCTGGCGGTAGGTTGCGCGAATGATCTCAGCTTTTTTGAGATCATCATCTCCCGGCAGAAGTTCAACCACTGCATCGGTATCGAAGCTTTCTACCCCAAGGAGCGAGGCCGGACCGAATGGCATGGACAGGATCCACTTATCGCCGTACCATGATCGGGCAAGTGTCGTCATGTATACGGCGGTCTTTACAAACCTCAACCCGCACTGCCTTGAGCCACGGCAGGGGTTCCAGGCTTGAGACGTTCGATTATCAGCCTTGAAGATTTTGAAGGCTCACGCGTGTTGTCTGCCGTGTGATCGGGTTCCAATGATCGAGCTGATCTGACGGTCGCGTCAGCAAGATCGTGGTCATCGTTTCGAAATTCTTGCAGTAGGAAAAATCCGCACCCTTGATTGAATCGGCGGTTTCAAAATCCGCGTTTTCAAGGTCGGCGCCGCGAAAATCGGCCAGATCCAGCTGTGAAGTGCCGAAGCGTGCTCGTTTGCAGCAGGCTCCTTTAAAGCTGGCGTTTCGAAGGTCAGCACCAACAAATGACACGTCATTCAGAACGGAACCGCTCAGATCAGCACCACTGAGGTAGGCCCCCAAAAAACTGGCACCTCTGAGGTCGAGTCCTCGGAGGTCTGCGCCATTGAAAAACTGACCATTCAGCCTGGCTCCGGGACCAACGGCTCCGGTAGATACATGGTTGAATTCACGTGGCCAGCGCGTGGCCCAGTCAAATCTGGCGAGTCGAAGATCAGCACCCTCCAAGTTGGCATTGCTGAGATCAGCCCCCCTCAGATCAACACGACAGAGCTTTGCCTGGCTCAAATTGGCTTCTTTCAGGTCTGCATTTCTCCAGGAGGCGCCCCTTGCATCGATGCCTTCGCTCCCATCTCGATCAAGAAAAAGCGGTTGTTGTTGCTCAGGAGCTACCCAATTCTCTAGCAAGTCTGATTATTCGTAAAAAAAGTACTATACAGGGTTGTAACCAGGCGATTTGCCTGGCGTTCTCTGTCACTGCGCCATTTCAATCAATTGTTAACAATGTGAAGTGAGTATTGAGTAATTTGTAGATTTCTTTTCGTCGCAAAATTGTTTGTCGCTATGTTTTATGCTCGGCGTTGTTCATTGTGACGTCCCGCATGAGTAAGAGCGAGTTAAGAAGGTTCATTCGTGACGCTAACCGTTCGGATGAGATGAAAGCAAAGCTCTCGACTGCTGAGCCTGAGCAAATTCTGAAAATTGCAGAACATTATGGGTTTGCATTCTCCGATGAAATAAAGGGTCGATTTATTAATCGATGGTACGGCGTTTATTTTTGTCCTGATCGCGAAGAGGTCGATCAGTTGTGCCCGCGCTTAAAGCCGAATGGATTTCCTACATTGGCGCACTATTCGCAATCGACTTGCAATGTTGAAATGCAGCAGGAAGAAAGGGACTTTCGCTCAGGACAAAAGTATTTTTCTGAAGATCTGAAGGGGTCTAAATAAGCTGAATTACAGCCCAAGGAATTTGGCAGGTATTCCATCAAGCCCGTTGTAGCCGAGCATCTGAGCGATCAGGTTGATGGCCATGCCGCCCAGGTGAATTGCTGCAACGAGAATCAAGCCGCGCCAGAGTTTTTCGAATGTTGCGGGAGGGTTGCCCTGGGACCATGCACTCGACTGCTCTGGCATGAATCAACATAAAAGATCTCCAATAAAAATACATTTTTAAGGATTTCATGGCGCGTTCCTCATTACTTCTTTACAAAAAAACTGCTTACCGCCACCAGTGTGGTGGGATTTCATCAGACCAGTCTTCCTCGCGCTGAAAGGTGAACTCCCCAGCGACTGACCCCCAGACCCGTTGATGTGTCGTCAGGTCATAGCCCCGATCCAAGGTGGTCATCCCCTCCGGACTGAGTTGAAAACGACTCTTCAGATAGGTGTCGACACCATTGCGATGCACGATGCAGCGACAGCCTGGTTCAGTGGTCCCCGCAAAGGTTGAATGGCCGCTTGGGGTGACGTCGTAGGCGCAGCCCTCAAGGACGCCGAACGCTGTTTCTGCGATCGTATCGCGGATCATCCGATCATCAGAGGCGCCCTGAAAACGCTGAAGTTCATGCAAGCGGAAGTTGATCACGCGGATGGACGTTTCACCCTGCAGTGTTGGACGCAGAATTCGAACCCGATAGGGCTGGCTGGGATCGACGGCATATCCCTGCTCAAGCAGCAGCGTTGGCTGATCAAACTGGGGCAACGCCCTGTACTTGAGAATGATGTGGGCGAAGAAGGGAGGATTATCAAAGGCCTGCTGCTGATTGCTGTGCCGTCCAGCGAGCAAACCGCAGAACCGTTGAAGACGCTCCTGGCCGGCCTGGGCCATCGATCATGAATGGGTGTGCATGGGTCGAACCTATGTCACA from the Synechococcus sp. KORDI-100 genome contains:
- a CDS encoding Nif11-like leader peptide family natural product precursor, translated to MSPTELQRFVKCIETEHELATGLKELSSHHAIVQFAVSQGFNFSLSEWIRFCWLDQLQLTDQDLEMIWTTKNDHWSWAFRQIAPWRALLMDGANQDSAMVSVETPSALMTDSGVDDKDKLLENFIALARQDQSLQQKIREARNDTEILEIANVHGFAIDSMTLLKKWSQHTDFSKPTWLGWFE
- a CDS encoding CpeR family transcriptional regulator, coding for MNRKDAEKHLKGWIRTQHLICFDRDFIFETVDQSHLERFERCLVVLGGQVRSVEAVGNWPMGLGRAFKILRTKASVPRPGGEKIVEYWAKHGSSETRYSDINR
- a CDS encoding chromophore lyase CpcT/CpeT codes for the protein MHSLLKFARILAGHFSNYQQAQHNPKDFARINIYFRPLPFKIFGKPSLYSEQSYDHDPWNPYRQGMHNLKQEGDIFIVENFGYQQQHRIAGAGRHPDLLNKIQPEQIEARCGCAMHFREVKEGYYEGSVEPGKKCLVPRDGKLTYLVSEVELSSQSWNSRDRGYDLETDIQCWGSEHGLLRFQRIKELNDCINEDWMKQENGVTR
- a CDS encoding phycobiliprotein lyase produces the protein MTIEQFVAQSIGDWKSMRSGHSLAFQIFEDVVSEISIISIKKDDPRVLKLLNKTGISSEGICPFFMQWEADSDWEPDNPGEVSKGECLLIPIPVDNSTGRLIRSIGYAESEEAISTYHILDDGTFTLKTQYGQSIAEERIWFVSDNVRCRSSIIRTSEGAGILQASFASEVRRLAV
- a CDS encoding phycobilisome rod-core linker polypeptide — translated: MITQATTANLDPGHSREVLDAAYRQVFGNMHLMELDVLPSVDALFMNGDLTVQGLITALAQSETYRRIFLEKNSPYRFVELNFKHLLGRSPNDQAEVMEHVRLMADEGFNAEIASYTYSDEYLKAFGVDQVPFLRNKQTIVGSTTLAYNRANAVDPGDAGFDGVSRSRLLNSLATGETPDLVGRKSVGIGSTLTVLWKSRRQLGVNRRVAQRSVVSQTSLSATVKSIHQQGGQIVSITTNS
- a CDS encoding phycobilisome rod-core linker polypeptide, yielding MSISKPASSGFGATSKWSSPVSFNRGGTTQNKPALTNSEFLRQSCAKMNIAIGPRTHENCPHGVIQELYSPNDSAALEQAITAGYRQVYGNAHVMDFERSVELEAQLCNGDLNVRDFIRGLAKSSFYKKRFFEGVAPQRGIELNTKHLLGRPPQSQSEMSRLIGILNDGGHDAVVDALVDSAEYAEVFGEDIIPYARAWNSPADLSTACFPNMAALERSFAISDSAVGARSILQGNLAKNTTQRINTPSQVTGGTTSLTGIYARAAFAAKKPGVTSGKDAAPIRNDAYVNFGLGQREQEVFQRCPGDSSDQINALIRACYRQVMGNPHLMEFERSMSAESRYCDGYLSTREFVRAIGNSAEYKRRFFETNAPYRFIELNFKHFLGRAPKSQQEVSEHIQILADQGYEAEISSYVDSSEYQEVFGEDTIPYMRILSENGRSQVAFNRHLSLAEGFAASDTVLTGSALVNSVATGMVPSGWSNTTSRINRNSAQSGSPDPTTKRFRIVVSAQTRNARQRTANNTYLVTGKDMSSQMKYIHARGGKIVSITEVM
- a CDS encoding phycobilisome linker polypeptide, translating into MPFGPASLLGVESFDTDAVVELLPGDDDLKKAEIIRATYRQVLGNAYVMDSERDLITESQFKLGELSVRELVRKLAKSDLYRTRFFDSCSRYRYIELTFRHLLGRAPTDYEEMRGHSDTLDSAGFEKDIDTFIDSKEYQDTFGEWIVPYQRGWKTESCGTMQEFTWNFQLLRGNSSSSLKGDLSGKASKLGGAAYQNRPLPVVRPSSEESTGWSFRPAANLQEAPTRLGVGAGSEGKTFRVEVTGYRSNNLKRISRYVKSNRVYYVPFDKLSEQFIRIHREGGKISSITPIS
- a CDS encoding pentapeptide repeat-containing protein; protein product: MLENWVAPEQQQPLFLDRDGSEGIDARGASWRNADLKEANLSQAKLCRVDLRGADLSNANLEGADLRLARFDWATRWPREFNHVSTGAVGPGARLNGQFFNGADLRGLDLRGASFLGAYLSGADLSGSVLNDVSFVGADLRNASFKGACCKRARFGTSQLDLADFRGADLENADFETADSIKGADFSYCKNFETMTTILLTRPSDQLDHWNPITRQTTRVSLQNLQG
- a CDS encoding Nif11-like leader peptide family natural product precursor — its product is MSKSELRRFIRDANRSDEMKAKLSTAEPEQILKIAEHYGFAFSDEIKGRFINRWYGVYFCPDREEVDQLCPRLKPNGFPTLAHYSQSTCNVEMQQEERDFRSGQKYFSEDLKGSK
- a CDS encoding chromophore lyase CpcT/CpeT translates to MAQAGQERLQRFCGLLAGRHSNQQQAFDNPPFFAHIILKYRALPQFDQPTLLLEQGYAVDPSQPYRVRILRPTLQGETSIRVINFRLHELQRFQGASDDRMIRDTIAETAFGVLEGCAYDVTPSGHSTFAGTTEPGCRCIVHRNGVDTYLKSRFQLSPEGMTTLDRGYDLTTHQRVWGSVAGEFTFQREEDWSDEIPPHWWR